A region of the Methylomagnum ishizawai genome:
CAGCCGCCGGATATGGCCCCGGATTTCTGGAAGCGGGTCAGGCCAGCCCCGGCCAGCCCTGAGGCGGCCTGCCAACATCCAGGACCGGGGGCGCAATTGGGGGAATGCGATTTCACGGAAGCGGTCAGCCTGAACGGCCTGGACCTGAGCGGGGCGGACCTGTCCAAGGCCCGGTTGAGCGGGGATTTGGGCGCGGCCAACCTGAGCGGGGCCAATCTGAGCGGGGCGGCGGTGCTGGGCACGTTGACCATCGGCCCGGAGACCCGGCTGGACCATGCCAATCTCTCGGGACTGCAATCCGGCGGCAACAACCCCCTGGTCGCCGAACGCGCCGACCTCACCGGCACCGATTTTTCCAAGGCCACGCTGTACGGCGCCCACCTGCGCGCCGCCACCCTGGACAACGCCAACCTGTCCGGGGCCACGCTGACCGGCGCGGACCTCACCGGAACCCGCCTGGACAAGGCCGATTTACGCGGCAGCGACCTGAGTTTCGCCCAATTGGCGACGGCCCGACTCCCAGGGGCCAGCCTCGCCCAGGCTGATCTGACCCAGGCCGATTTGAGCGGGGCCGATTTCTCCGGGGCCGGTTTGGGTGCCGCCAACCTGGCCGGTGCCCAGATCGCCGGGGCGGATTTTTCGGGGGCCGATTTGCGCGGGGCCAACTTCGCGGACGCGCAAGGGGCCGATACCGCCCAGGTGGACGCTCGAACCGACTTCACCGGGGCGGTCTGTCCCGATAGCGCGAGGGTGGACGGCGTCCAGGCCACCACCTGCGTGGGACATGGCTTCTGAGTCCACATCCCCGCTTGCCCGGCAGCCCGGCCCGCCTTGGGGAGTTTCTTCAACCCGATAGGGAATAACCACAATGAACGATATGCTCATCAGAATGGCCGTCGCCGCCGTCGGTCTCGGCGCGGCGGCGAACGCCCTGGCCACCGGCTTCGTGACCCTGCCCGCCACCGGCTTGGCCGTGCCGGGCGGCACCTCCGCCTATGCCAGTTGCAATACCACCGGCGATTTCGGCTCCAACCCCAACGGCTCGACCCCGCCCACGACCAAGGCCAACAACACCTGCGCCATTTTCCGCGCCGACGACAACACGCCGCCCCTGGCCGGCTATGTCCGCAAGGCGTCGGTCACGCGCAATATCGTGATGAAGAACGGCTATACCAATAACACCAGCGTCACCGTCGGCACGGTGATCGACGAGGTGTGGCGCAGCGGCACCAGTTGCATCTATGCCGCCAAAATCAGGCTGGACAACGTCGATTACGACCGCCGCAGCGCCAGCCCCGGCAAGCAATATTTCGAGATCAACGACTTCCTGCGGGCCGGTTTCAAGAACCGCGGCCCGGTCGCCGCCGCCTACCACTTCAGCAAGTCCCAACCCGCCGCCGACGACGTGCTATACCGGGCCGGCTTGACCTACACCTCGGTCGTCCACGAACCGGGCGACCCCGCCCAGCCCTTGACCAAGTTCGCCCCCATCAGCCCCAACTGGGTGGATTTCACCTCGGATGTGAATTTCCTGGACCCCGATGGCTCCTCGGTGCGCGATTCGTCCTGGTTCTTCGTGCGTAGCGCCTGCACCTCGGCGGCACCGGCCGAACTGGCCGGCGCGTTGCGCTTCCGCCAGATGGGCCAGGAAGACCAACCCTTGATCGAGGTCAGCATCCCCGGCTTCGCCCCGGCCAACGCCAATACCAATCCCTAGGGTTTTGGGCCATAGGCCGTAGGGGCGGGTTTATCCACCCGTCCATCCGCCCCTACAGATTCGATCCGTATCTCCAAATGTCCGGCCTTCCATCAATCCAGGACACATCGATGAATCTCCGCAAAATCCCCGCTTCCTTCCCGCTGCTTTCCGCCTTGGCCCTGTCCGCCCTGGCTTTCCATCCCGTGGCCGAGGCCGCCCGCGTGCCCATGGCGTTCAACGGCACCTGGGACGCGGGCATCAAATACCGCAAGGGCGATGTCGTGATCCACAACAACGCGATCTACCAAAGCCTGGCCGGCAAGAACCTTGGCGTCGAACCGGGCACCAATGGCGGCAAATGGCAGCTGGTGCTGGCCCAATCCAGCGGCGGCACCACGCCCACCCCGGCCGGGCAGGACTGCACGAAACCCAGCGTCGGCGGCAATCTGGCCGGTTGCGACCTGCGGGGGGCGGCGG
Encoded here:
- a CDS encoding pentapeptide repeat-containing protein, which produces MPPKPAKREPGTFRGDWGETPTYQKNDRVNYQRAGYLSLQDDNHNQPPDMAPDFWKRVRPAPASPEAACQHPGPGAQLGECDFTEAVSLNGLDLSGADLSKARLSGDLGAANLSGANLSGAAVLGTLTIGPETRLDHANLSGLQSGGNNPLVAERADLTGTDFSKATLYGAHLRAATLDNANLSGATLTGADLTGTRLDKADLRGSDLSFAQLATARLPGASLAQADLTQADLSGADFSGAGLGAANLAGAQIAGADFSGADLRGANFADAQGADTAQVDARTDFTGAVCPDSARVDGVQATTCVGHGF